One window from the genome of Tolypothrix sp. NIES-4075 encodes:
- a CDS encoding response regulator transcription factor, translated as MYTSELTKYPPRTEIANTSRILVVEDEELIREMLVVALEEEGYGVVTASDGRTALEYLKNFEPNSAEVVFDLVILDLMLPQINGLDICRLLRHQGNPVPILMLSAKGSETDRVLGLEVGADDYLTKPFSMRELVARCRALLRRQRLSTLPVVPVLHYKEVTLNPQECRVMVRGQEVNLSPKEFRLLELFMSYARRVWSREQLLDQVWGPDFVGDSKTVDVHIRWLREKLELDPSRPEYIVTVRGFGYRFG; from the coding sequence ATGTATACAAGTGAGTTGACTAAGTATCCTCCAAGAACAGAGATTGCAAACACAAGCCGCATTCTCGTGGTTGAAGATGAAGAACTAATTCGGGAAATGTTGGTTGTCGCTTTGGAGGAGGAGGGTTACGGGGTGGTAACTGCCTCAGATGGACGAACGGCTCTAGAATATCTGAAAAATTTTGAACCCAACTCAGCAGAGGTTGTTTTTGACTTAGTTATCCTTGATTTGATGCTACCTCAAATCAATGGACTGGATATTTGCCGCTTGCTGCGTCATCAAGGAAATCCAGTACCAATTTTGATGCTGAGTGCTAAAGGTAGTGAAACTGACCGCGTTTTAGGTTTAGAAGTCGGGGCAGATGATTATCTGACTAAACCTTTTAGTATGCGGGAGTTAGTCGCTCGTTGTCGAGCTTTACTTCGGCGTCAACGCTTAAGCACTTTGCCCGTAGTGCCAGTTTTACATTATAAGGAAGTGACATTAAATCCCCAAGAGTGTCGCGTCATGGTTCGCGGTCAAGAAGTGAATTTATCGCCTAAAGAGTTTCGCCTTTTAGAATTGTTCATGAGTTATGCTCGTCGGGTATGGTCGCGAGAACAATTGCTAGATCAAGTTTGGGGTCCGGATTTTGTCGGGGATAGTAAAACTGTAGACGTTCACATCCGCTGGTTACGCGAAAAATTAGAGCTTGATCCTAGCCGTCCAGAATATATCGTGACTGTGAGAGGTTTTGGCTATCGATTTGGATAA
- a CDS encoding sensor histidine kinase, translating to MLVLVFFLGLAIGIGFWIWQQIQLNRYLGRVLRPFAPHSSKVMLPLIPRLRDEIANFEQHQQDLQQSLQTYEKVLDFAPVGYLQVDEENQLLWCNQQAREILYLQRWQPGQVRLLLELVRSYELDRLIEQTRDRSSSQIKEWVFHPSYENAAAMLQLKPLALRASSLPLPNGQVGVFLENRQPLLDMNAARDRAFSDLAHELKTPLTSIRLVVETLQNRLESPLNRWVDRLMQEVDRLINLVHTWLELTQIENNPGIELHPEVVEVRSLIASVWATLEPIAQQQQLTLDSSGREKLWIKADKSRIYQVFLNLLDNSIKYSPPGTKIYVEAKIIPINNNYGENSSPQCLEINIIDSGFGFSASDLPYVFERFYRGDTARTRNEQSPINSKTGIVGTGLGLAIVKQIIQAHGGSIKAMNHPQTKGAWLQIVFPEVVANSQSQDYS from the coding sequence ATGCTGGTATTGGTTTTTTTTCTGGGTTTAGCCATAGGCATTGGGTTTTGGATTTGGCAACAAATTCAACTAAATCGCTATTTGGGACGAGTCCTGCGACCTTTTGCCCCCCACTCTTCTAAGGTAATGCTACCGTTGATTCCTCGATTGCGGGATGAAATTGCCAATTTTGAGCAGCATCAGCAAGATTTACAGCAGTCGCTGCAAACTTATGAAAAAGTGCTGGATTTTGCACCGGTGGGATATTTGCAAGTTGATGAAGAAAATCAACTGCTGTGGTGCAATCAGCAGGCAAGAGAGATATTGTATTTGCAAAGGTGGCAACCAGGACAGGTGCGCTTGTTGCTAGAACTGGTAAGATCCTATGAACTGGATCGGTTAATTGAGCAAACGCGCGATCGCTCTTCTTCCCAAATCAAAGAATGGGTGTTTCATCCCTCTTATGAAAACGCCGCAGCTATGTTACAATTAAAGCCTTTAGCTTTGCGAGCATCCAGCTTGCCCTTACCCAATGGACAAGTAGGGGTATTTCTGGAAAATCGCCAACCACTGCTAGATATGAACGCAGCACGCGATCGCGCTTTTTCCGATCTGGCACACGAACTGAAAACTCCCCTAACTTCGATTCGTCTGGTCGTAGAAACATTACAAAACCGCTTAGAATCACCTTTGAATCGTTGGGTTGACCGCTTAATGCAAGAAGTTGACCGATTAATTAACTTAGTGCATACCTGGTTAGAACTTACCCAAATAGAAAATAATCCAGGAATTGAACTACATCCAGAGGTAGTAGAAGTGCGATCGCTAATTGCCTCTGTCTGGGCAACACTAGAACCGATAGCACAGCAACAACAACTAACTCTTGACTCTTCAGGACGCGAAAAGCTGTGGATAAAAGCAGATAAATCGCGGATTTACCAAGTATTTCTCAATTTGCTCGATAACAGCATCAAATACAGTCCCCCAGGTACAAAAATTTACGTTGAGGCGAAAATCATCCCCATAAATAATAATTATGGTGAGAATTCTTCTCCGCAATGTCTGGAAATCAATATAATAGATTCCGGATTCGGTTTTTCGGCAAGCGATTTGCCTTATGTTTTTGAGCGATTTTACCGGGGAGATACAGCCAGAACTCGGAACGAACAATCACCTATAAACTCAAAAACGGGAATTGTTGGAACTGGTTTAGGTTTGGCGATCGTTAAACAAATCATCCAGGCACACGGAGGTTCGATTAAAGCCATGAATCATCCCCAAACAAAAGGCGCATGGCTGCAAATTGTATTTCCAGAAGTAGTGGCAAACTCCCAAAGCCAAGACTATAGTTAA
- the phoU gene encoding phosphate signaling complex protein PhoU yields the protein MTKAVLDSPNPERPQLARAMRRLERDVLRMGALVEQSFRLSHQALIARNLTAAEELPRLDKKIDRFYKQIELDCTAIMTLQAPTAQDLRSLSAIMQLVRDLERIGDYAKDLAEIAVKIFPYPPHHTLPEIALMFHHAQAMLATSLVALADLDEVSGRSIKRLDDAVDNAYDRVYQTLAYQRDVPGVVEPIVLLALAIRCLERMADHATNIGQRVAYIVTGQRG from the coding sequence ATGACCAAAGCAGTCCTTGATAGTCCCAATCCTGAAAGACCCCAGCTAGCACGCGCTATGAGACGTTTAGAACGGGATGTATTACGTATGGGTGCTTTGGTCGAACAATCATTTCGCCTCAGTCACCAAGCTTTAATCGCCCGTAACTTAACCGCAGCTGAGGAACTTCCCCGATTAGATAAAAAAATTGACCGCTTTTATAAACAAATAGAATTAGACTGTACGGCAATCATGACGCTGCAAGCACCTACAGCTCAAGATTTGCGTTCCTTGAGTGCTATTATGCAGTTGGTGCGCGACCTAGAACGCATCGGCGATTATGCTAAAGATTTAGCTGAAATTGCCGTGAAAATCTTTCCTTATCCGCCTCATCATACTTTACCAGAAATTGCCCTCATGTTTCACCACGCCCAGGCAATGCTAGCTACTAGTTTGGTGGCTTTGGCAGATTTGGATGAAGTCAGTGGACGCAGTATCAAACGTTTAGATGATGCTGTAGATAATGCCTACGATCGCGTTTATCAAACTTTAGCTTACCAACGAGATGTCCCAGGTGTAGTTGAACCAATTGTCTTGCTAGCTTTAGCAATTCGCTGTCTCGAACGTATGGCAGATCACGCCACTAACATCGGTCAACGAGTAGCATACATCGTTACCGGTCAACGCGGTTAA
- a CDS encoding PhoX family protein, producing MSIKRREFLLLLGGSAGAVALGSLGGCDKKDTLQQGATTENSFLFQPIKGAIPLETAGFKPEQQKENYSTYEVVDDLVLPQGFQYQVIAAWGDKVGDSRFGYNNDYLSFVPTTENEGYLSVNFEYISAIPWMQTYQQVIGKSLPFAEVKTALKKNASGKNEINAYALADNDSLKAKIKEICSEALLDQGLGIISIRKTGAGKWERTNSTSDRRISGISGLEDKRYLKATGPAVTVFRKKQGEGYIDKLGDRIIGSFANCAGGTTPWGTVLSAEENFQAQVPELVYADGTSLDPSKRPFALGDEELFGQGNVFGLAGNKYGWIVEVDPANPNDYGTKHTWLGRYHHEAVGVRVETGKQLAFYSGCDRRGGHIYKFVSSDGVTNPKDKANSQLLQKGMLYAAKFNADGTGRWIPLKADTPVDPDIPSNIAGNIIRLPKGATSQKGKVNFQPLPEPIEGVNLQITKDEEISFFKQNYKKLGDLYTGNSEEQQGAILIDAHYAANAAGATCTARPEDTEIAPNGDLYISFTSGSPDKEGGPDIRVFKSPKGEAPYEYGWVMRLTEDNNDPAADKFKWQMLATGGEPAAGGMGFANPDNLLLDRSGNVWMVTDMSSGNMNSAVKNRVNDQGKPANISGLFGNNAMWFIPTRGKEAGKAFLFATGPMECETTGLCFTEDEQTMFLAVQHPGESNGTRIQQASQSREFLVTTTTGEEFMQTRQVPIGSNWPSKTPNSPPKPAVVAITKSSST from the coding sequence ATGAGTATCAAACGTCGGGAATTCTTGCTGTTATTGGGAGGAAGTGCAGGTGCAGTAGCACTTGGCTCTCTGGGTGGATGTGATAAAAAAGATACATTACAGCAAGGAGCTACCACGGAAAATTCATTTTTATTTCAACCGATAAAAGGTGCTATACCCTTAGAAACTGCTGGCTTCAAACCAGAACAGCAAAAAGAAAATTACAGCACCTATGAAGTTGTAGATGATTTAGTACTACCACAAGGCTTTCAATACCAAGTTATTGCAGCTTGGGGTGATAAAGTAGGTGATTCCCGCTTTGGTTACAACAACGATTATTTATCTTTTGTCCCAACGACTGAAAACGAAGGATATCTTTCAGTTAACTTTGAATATATCAGTGCCATCCCTTGGATGCAGACATATCAGCAAGTAATTGGCAAATCATTGCCATTTGCAGAGGTAAAAACAGCACTGAAAAAGAATGCATCCGGGAAAAATGAAATTAATGCTTATGCTTTAGCAGATAATGATTCACTAAAAGCGAAAATCAAGGAAATCTGTTCAGAAGCGCTTTTAGATCAAGGATTGGGGATTATCTCGATTCGCAAAACAGGTGCGGGTAAATGGGAAAGAACTAATTCTACAAGCGATCGCCGCATAAGTGGAATTTCTGGCTTAGAAGACAAGCGTTATTTAAAAGCAACCGGTCCTGCGGTAACAGTGTTTCGCAAAAAGCAGGGAGAAGGATATATTGATAAATTAGGCGATCGCATTATCGGTTCTTTCGCTAACTGCGCCGGCGGAACAACACCTTGGGGTACAGTCTTAAGTGCCGAAGAAAACTTTCAAGCGCAAGTACCAGAATTAGTATATGCCGATGGAACGTCCTTAGACCCAAGTAAACGTCCTTTTGCTTTGGGTGATGAAGAACTTTTCGGACAAGGTAATGTTTTCGGATTAGCGGGAAATAAATATGGTTGGATTGTCGAAGTCGATCCAGCAAACCCCAATGATTACGGCACAAAACACACTTGGTTAGGACGATATCATCATGAAGCTGTTGGTGTGCGAGTTGAAACGGGGAAACAATTAGCATTTTATTCCGGATGCGATCGCCGAGGAGGACATATCTATAAGTTTGTGAGTAGCGATGGCGTCACCAACCCCAAAGATAAAGCTAATTCCCAACTACTCCAAAAAGGAATGCTTTACGCTGCCAAATTTAACGCTGATGGTACCGGTCGCTGGATTCCCCTAAAAGCAGACACACCCGTAGATCCAGATATTCCCAGCAACATCGCAGGAAATATCATCCGCTTACCAAAAGGTGCGACAAGTCAAAAAGGCAAAGTCAATTTTCAACCTTTACCAGAACCGATTGAAGGAGTTAATCTACAAATCACCAAAGACGAAGAAATTAGCTTTTTTAAACAAAACTACAAAAAGTTAGGCGACCTTTACACGGGTAATAGTGAAGAACAGCAAGGTGCAATTTTAATTGACGCACATTATGCCGCAAATGCAGCCGGTGCAACCTGCACAGCGCGTCCAGAAGATACCGAAATTGCTCCTAATGGCGATTTGTACATTAGTTTTACCTCCGGTTCTCCTGATAAAGAGGGTGGTCCCGACATCAGAGTTTTCAAAAGTCCTAAAGGTGAAGCACCCTATGAGTATGGCTGGGTGATGCGTTTAACTGAAGACAACAACGATCCCGCAGCGGATAAATTTAAATGGCAAATGTTAGCAACAGGAGGTGAACCCGCAGCAGGTGGTATGGGTTTTGCCAATCCCGATAATTTGCTGTTAGATCGTAGCGGAAATGTCTGGATGGTAACAGATATGTCCAGCGGTAATATGAATAGCGCTGTTAAAAATCGCGTTAATGACCAAGGTAAACCTGCTAACATATCGGGTTTGTTTGGTAACAACGCTATGTGGTTTATTCCCACCAGAGGTAAAGAAGCAGGTAAAGCTTTTCTATTTGCCACAGGACCGATGGAATGCGAAACCACAGGTCTCTGCTTCACTGAAGACGAGCAAACAATGTTCCTCGCAGTGCAGCATCCAGGTGAAAGCAACGGCACCCGCATTCAACAAGCATCACAAAGCAGAGAATTTTTAGTTACCACTACCACAGGTGAAGAATTTATGCAAACTCGACAAGTTCCCATTGGCTCGAATTGGCCCAGCAAAACTCCCAATTCTCCACCGAAGCCAGCAGTTGTTGCTATTACTAAATCTTCCTCTACTTGA
- a CDS encoding Crp/Fnr family transcriptional regulator, which produces MTYLPINTPNPISNNPLTTATEQLPQRLFNRREIIPQRNDVLWRIERGTIRTLTWSEDGTFITLGYWGPGDLVGYPLSTVKPYQIECLTSVEVSIIPPHLWHEDLNALLCHIQQAEELLSIVHRKPISLRLWQFLVWLSQKFGREVEQGKLIDLNVTHQEIAEVLNTTRVTVTRLLQQFEEEGKMLRYKRRIVLCFPNSRAKK; this is translated from the coding sequence ATGACATATTTGCCGATTAATACACCAAATCCTATATCTAACAATCCCTTAACTACTGCAACTGAACAACTGCCCCAGAGGTTATTTAACCGTCGAGAAATAATTCCCCAACGCAATGATGTACTTTGGCGGATTGAGCGGGGAACAATTCGTACCTTAACCTGGAGTGAAGATGGAACATTCATCACTTTGGGTTATTGGGGACCAGGGGATTTAGTTGGTTATCCTTTATCCACAGTCAAACCTTACCAAATTGAATGTTTGACAAGTGTAGAGGTAAGCATTATACCACCTCACCTTTGGCACGAAGATTTGAATGCTTTATTATGCCACATTCAACAAGCAGAGGAATTGTTAAGTATAGTACATCGTAAGCCAATTTCTCTACGTTTGTGGCAATTTTTGGTCTGGTTGAGTCAAAAGTTTGGTCGTGAGGTAGAACAAGGCAAGCTGATTGACTTGAATGTTACCCACCAAGAAATTGCCGAAGTTTTAAATACAACACGGGTGACGGTAACACGGCTGCTACAGCAGTTTGAGGAAGAAGGAAAAATGTTACGCTACAAACGCAGGATTGTTCTATGTTTTCCCAATTCCCGGGCAAAAAAATAG
- a CDS encoding iron uptake porin — translation MKKPLWNVFKLSPLVVAASFLAANSAVAAEVKAEVQEETTSVSQLSQESNSMGQVTSVSQFSDVQPTDWAFQALQSLVERYGCIAGYPNGTYRGNRAMTRYEFAAGLNACLDRVNELIATATADLVTKEDLATLQRLQEEFSAELATLRGRVDALEARTAELEANQFSTTTKLVGEAIFAVSDVFGDNGAISASTLRRNPNTPDRDLDANTTFSDRIRLSLLSSFTGKDQLQVRLQAGNVFSNNNTASLGEASTGTNMTRLAFDGFNNNQNSVTIDKINYAFNLSDAIRVKVDANTGEFWENINNFNPVFSSSGKGAISRYGRFSPIYRQGQGGSGATISFNPNGALSASVGYLAGGRNNVSNNPLDKQGLLDGNYAALAQIAFQPTKAFNVGLTYARTYQNSAGGVSLFESTGSDIANQPFGNNIATSANHYGVEATFKPSDKFILAGWYGYTDAEAQNSSANRATSINGIPLTVARGDNASFNYWGASLALQDFGRKGNLLGFIFGQSPRTASNDARIAGGRGLRDTDTAYSLEGLYRIQLNDNISIAPALLVIFNPEHNDRNDNIYVGTLRTTFAF, via the coding sequence ATGAAAAAACCTCTGTGGAACGTTTTTAAACTAAGTCCATTAGTTGTTGCTGCCTCATTTTTAGCGGCAAACAGTGCCGTAGCAGCAGAAGTCAAAGCTGAAGTTCAAGAAGAGACAACTTCTGTTTCCCAATTGTCCCAAGAATCTAACAGCATGGGTCAGGTAACATCAGTTTCTCAGTTTTCTGATGTGCAGCCTACGGACTGGGCATTCCAAGCATTACAATCTCTGGTTGAGCGCTACGGCTGTATCGCGGGATACCCAAACGGCACTTATCGCGGCAACCGGGCAATGACCCGTTATGAATTTGCCGCAGGTTTGAATGCTTGTTTAGACCGCGTTAACGAATTAATTGCGACAGCTACCGCTGACTTGGTGACAAAAGAAGATTTAGCGACCTTACAGCGCTTGCAAGAAGAGTTTTCCGCTGAATTGGCAACTCTGCGCGGTCGTGTAGATGCACTAGAAGCGAGAACCGCTGAGTTGGAAGCCAATCAGTTTTCCACTACCACCAAGTTAGTTGGAGAAGCGATTTTCGCTGTGTCTGATGTTTTTGGGGACAACGGGGCAATCAGCGCTTCGACACTTAGAAGAAACCCAAATACTCCAGACCGCGACTTAGATGCCAACACAACTTTCTCAGACCGGATTCGTTTGAGCTTGCTTTCCAGCTTCACTGGCAAAGACCAGTTACAAGTTCGTTTGCAAGCAGGGAATGTCTTTAGCAATAATAACACTGCTAGCTTAGGTGAGGCTTCCACGGGTACTAATATGACCCGCTTGGCATTTGACGGGTTTAATAACAACCAAAATAGCGTTACTATCGACAAAATTAATTATGCTTTCAACCTCAGCGACGCAATACGTGTCAAGGTTGATGCGAATACAGGTGAATTTTGGGAAAATATCAACAACTTTAACCCTGTCTTCTCTAGTTCAGGTAAAGGTGCTATATCCCGTTATGGTCGCTTCAGCCCGATCTACCGTCAAGGTCAGGGTGGTTCAGGTGCAACCATCAGCTTTAACCCTAATGGAGCTTTAAGTGCCTCTGTGGGTTATCTAGCTGGCGGACGTAATAATGTATCTAATAATCCTTTGGATAAACAAGGTTTACTTGATGGCAACTATGCAGCTCTAGCTCAGATAGCTTTTCAACCAACTAAAGCCTTTAATGTCGGTCTAACTTACGCACGCACCTATCAAAATAGTGCTGGTGGTGTTAGTTTATTTGAATCTACAGGTAGCGACATCGCCAACCAACCATTTGGTAATAATATTGCCACCTCAGCCAATCACTACGGTGTAGAAGCTACCTTCAAACCCAGTGATAAGTTTATACTTGCTGGTTGGTATGGTTACACTGACGCTGAAGCGCAGAACAGTAGCGCTAACCGTGCCACTTCAATTAATGGTATTCCCTTAACTGTTGCACGCGGGGATAATGCAAGCTTCAACTACTGGGGTGCTAGCCTCGCTTTACAAGACTTTGGCAGAAAGGGTAACTTGCTAGGCTTTATCTTTGGTCAATCACCTAGAACTGCCAGCAATGATGCCAGAATTGCTGGTGGTAGAGGGTTAAGAGATACAGACACTGCTTACAGTTTAGAAGGTCTTTACCGGATACAGCTTAACGACAATATTTCTATAGCTCCTGCTTTGTTGGTGATTTTCAATCCAGAGCATAATGATAGAAATGACAACATTTATGTAGGTACACTGCGTACTACTTTCGCTTTCTAA
- a CDS encoding iron uptake porin — translation MTKLLWNVFKLSPLVFVATFCAANSALATEVNEEVTSVSQLSQTDSMSQVTSVSQFSDVQPTDWAFQALQSLVERYGCIAGYPNGTYRGNRALTRYEFAAGLNACLNRIHELIATATTDLLTKEDLATLQHVQEEFSAELATLRGRVDGLEARSAEMQANQFSTTTKLTGEAIFALSDSFGDNGAISAATLRNNPNAADRDLDSNTTFSDRIRLNLLSSFSGKDQLQIRLQAGNVLANNGNFGEASTGTNMTRLTFDNNTSNSVQIDKINYAFNLSDAIRVKVDANNGEFWENINTFSSPFASTGRGAISRYGRFSPIYRQGQGGAGATISFNPNGALSASVAYLAGGSNNPAIGNNVANNPLDKNGLLDGNYAALAQIGFQPIKAFNVGLTYARTYQNSAGGVNLFQSTGSDIANQPFGNNIATSANHYGVEATFKPSDKFILAGWYGYTDAEAQNNSSANRATSINSIGLTVARGDNASFNYWGASLALQDFGKKGNLLGFIFGQPPKTTSNDANIAGGRGLRDSDTSYHLEGLYRLQLNDNISVTPGVLVIFNPEHNDRNDTIYVGTVRTTFSF, via the coding sequence TTGACAAAATTATTGTGGAATGTTTTTAAACTAAGTCCACTAGTTTTTGTTGCCACCTTTTGTGCAGCAAACAGCGCATTAGCAACTGAAGTCAATGAAGAAGTGACTTCTGTTTCCCAGTTGTCCCAAACTGACAGCATGAGTCAGGTAACATCGGTATCTCAGTTTTCTGATGTGCAGCCTACAGATTGGGCATTCCAAGCATTACAATCTCTAGTTGAGCGCTATGGCTGTATCGCTGGATACCCCAACGGCACTTATCGCGGCAACCGTGCATTAACCCGTTATGAATTTGCCGCTGGTTTGAATGCTTGTTTAAACCGCATTCACGAATTGATTGCGACAGCCACCACCGATTTGCTAACTAAAGAAGACTTAGCTACCTTACAGCATGTGCAAGAAGAATTTTCCGCTGAATTAGCAACTCTGCGCGGTCGTGTAGATGGGCTAGAAGCCAGAAGTGCCGAGATGCAAGCAAATCAGTTTTCCACTACTACCAAGTTGACTGGCGAAGCAATTTTCGCCTTGTCTGATTCTTTCGGCGATAACGGAGCAATAAGCGCTGCTACACTGAGAAATAATCCAAATGCAGCAGACCGCGACTTAGACAGCAACACGACTTTCTCTGACCGGATTCGTTTGAACTTACTCAGCAGTTTCTCTGGCAAAGACCAGTTACAAATTCGTTTGCAAGCTGGCAATGTCCTTGCCAACAATGGTAATTTTGGTGAGGCTTCAACGGGTACTAACATGACCCGTTTGACATTTGACAACAACACTAGTAATAGTGTCCAAATAGATAAAATTAACTATGCTTTCAACCTAAGTGACGCAATACGTGTCAAGGTTGATGCAAACAATGGTGAATTTTGGGAAAACATCAACACCTTCAGTTCCCCCTTTGCTAGCACTGGTAGAGGTGCTATTTCCCGTTATGGTCGCTTCAGTCCTATTTACCGTCAAGGTCAGGGTGGTGCAGGTGCAACCATAAGCTTTAACCCGAATGGAGCTTTAAGTGCCTCTGTTGCTTATTTAGCTGGCGGAAGTAATAATCCTGCTATTGGTAATAACGTAGCTAACAATCCTTTAGACAAAAATGGTCTGCTAGATGGGAACTATGCAGCTCTAGCTCAGATAGGTTTTCAACCCATTAAAGCTTTTAATGTCGGTCTAACCTACGCACGCACCTATCAAAATAGTGCTGGTGGCGTTAACCTCTTTCAATCTACAGGTAGCGACATTGCTAATCAACCATTTGGTAATAATATTGCCACCTCAGCGAATCACTACGGTGTAGAAGCTACCTTCAAACCCAGTGATAAGTTCATACTTGCTGGTTGGTATGGTTACACTGACGCTGAAGCGCAGAACAACAGTAGCGCTAACCGTGCCACTTCGATTAACAGCATTGGCTTAACTGTTGCACGCGGGGATAATGCAAGCTTTAACTACTGGGGTGCTAGCCTAGCCTTGCAAGACTTTGGTAAAAAAGGTAATCTGCTTGGTTTTATCTTTGGTCAACCACCTAAAACTACTAGCAACGATGCCAATATTGCTGGTGGTAGAGGGCTAAGAGATTCAGATACCTCTTACCATTTAGAAGGTCTTTACAGGCTGCAACTGAACGACAATATTTCTGTCACCCCAGGTGTGTTGGTGATTTTCAATCCAGAGCATAATGATAGGAATGACACCATTTATGTAGGTACAGTGCGTACCACTTTCAGTTTTTAA
- a CDS encoding DUF3318 domain-containing protein encodes MEPNVEIRRLLDVMPASGRMTVKLVPQPEQSKVIDASFPLPWNQERPIYINFDLWRRLKPPQRDLLLLRTITWLTGIKWFKPDIYQGVVVAGILGGFVESAQQDVVGVVVAGGLSAIALVRIWRTNNSQESELNADTAAIRIALRRGYSETEAAEHLLTAIETVAKIEGRSGLNFSELIRCQNLRAIAGLSAIGVPESYKNNPM; translated from the coding sequence ATGGAGCCTAATGTTGAAATTCGTCGTTTGTTAGATGTGATGCCGGCTTCTGGTCGAATGACGGTAAAACTCGTACCTCAGCCAGAACAGTCAAAAGTGATTGATGCTTCTTTTCCCTTACCTTGGAATCAGGAGCGACCAATATACATTAACTTTGATTTGTGGCGTCGTCTAAAGCCACCGCAACGCGATTTGCTGCTGTTGCGGACAATTACGTGGTTGACAGGGATAAAGTGGTTTAAACCCGACATTTATCAAGGTGTGGTAGTGGCGGGGATTTTAGGCGGATTCGTCGAATCAGCGCAACAAGATGTGGTAGGTGTAGTTGTAGCTGGGGGATTAAGTGCGATCGCCTTAGTTCGCATTTGGCGCACTAATAATTCCCAAGAATCAGAGTTAAACGCAGACACAGCGGCAATTAGAATCGCACTGCGTCGCGGTTACTCAGAAACTGAAGCCGCAGAACATCTGTTAACTGCAATTGAGACGGTAGCGAAAATTGAAGGACGTTCCGGTTTAAATTTTAGCGAGTTGATTCGCTGCCAAAACTTACGAGCGATCGCTGGTTTGTCTGCGATCGGTGTACCTGAAAGTTACAAGAATAATCCGATGTAA